A window of the Salvelinus fontinalis isolate EN_2023a chromosome 14, ASM2944872v1, whole genome shotgun sequence genome harbors these coding sequences:
- the tmco1 gene encoding calcium load-activated calcium channel produces the protein MTTMFADTILIVFISVCTALLAEGITWVLVYRTAKYKSLKAEVEKQSKKLEKKKETITESAGRQQKKKIERQEEKLKNNNRDLSMVRMKSMFAIGFCFTALMGMFNSIFDGRVVAKLPFVPLSYIQGLSHRNLLGEDFTDCSFIFLYILCTMSIRQNIQKMLGLAPSRAATKQAGGFLGPPPQAAKFS, from the exons ATGACAACCATGTTCGCAGACACTATTCTTATTGTTTTCATCTCTGTTTGCACAGCTCTGTTAGCTGAGG GAATTACATGGGTGTTGGTGTATCGTACTGCAAAGTACAAGAGTCTGAAGGCAGAGGTGGAAAAGCAAAGCAAGAAAT TGGAGAAGAAGAAGGAAACCATTACAGAATCTGCAGGACGTCAACAGAAGAAAAAGATTG agagacaagaggagaaacTGAAGAACAACAACAGAGATCTATCCATG GTACGAATGAAGTCCATGTTCGCCATTGGCTTCTGTTTCACAGCATTGATGGGAATGTTCAACTCCAT CTTTGATGGAAGGGTGGTGGCCAAACTGCCATTCGTCCCACTGTCCTACATTCAGGGCCTTTCCCATCGCAACCTTTTGGGCGAGGACTTCACTGACTGCTCCTTCATCTTCCTGTACATTCTCTGCACCATGTCCATCAGACAG AACATCCAGAAGATGCTGGGTCTGGCCCCCTCCAGAGCTGCCACCAAGCAGGCTGGAGGTTTCTTGGGACCCCCTCCCCAGGCAGCTAAGTTCTCCTAA